A genome region from Microbacterium terricola includes the following:
- the malQ gene encoding 4-alpha-glucanotransferase, translated as MTHTDDTTAALVALAEAHGIASSYWSFFGDRVEVPAPTLRAILTAMGVDASTEEAVEAAIADREDRPWRSLLPPSLVIRQGGGDLIAHVLDAHDIALSVGLEDGSWRDLEIPAQHPSSRSVDGTTVWRVTVPLPADLPLGWHTVHARQWSRDGGPEQTATMVLAVTPTRLAPPPSRPGNAGRAWGLMAQLYSVRSRASWGMGDFADLGDLAAIAGGRGADFLLINPLHAAEVTPRIEPSPYLPATRRFFAPLYVRPDDIREAAYLSPDRRAAVATARERVTAMDTDPERIDRDAVWLAKREALEVIFAAPRSPGREASLEAFTAREGRPLTDFALWCALEEHFAATLAAGEERPAEAWDIASPLVARLRDELSERVAFFVWLQWICEEQVARAQREATEAGMRIGIMHDLAVGVHTKGSDAWSLRDTYAPGILVGAPPDMYNQQGQNWTQPPWLPDALAANAYAPLRDMIRSLLRHAGALRIDHIIGFFRLWWIPAGLGPAAGTYVRYDHEAMIGVLALEAHRAGAVVIGEDLGLVEPWVRDYLAARGILGTSVLWFEHENGGPTPPEHYRQALLATVNTHDLPPTAGYLAGEHVALRARLGLLTRSVEDERADAVAERDAMLAALRDRGLLPADADEQEIVEALHVHLAASPSWLLGVALVDAVGERRVQNQPGTDREYPNWQVPLADAAGAAVLIDDLPRNPRFRSLADAVDTALRTP; from the coding sequence ATGACCCACACCGACGACACCACCGCCGCGCTGGTCGCACTGGCCGAGGCGCACGGCATCGCGAGCTCGTACTGGTCGTTCTTCGGCGATCGGGTCGAGGTGCCGGCGCCGACCCTCCGCGCGATCCTGACCGCGATGGGCGTGGACGCGTCGACCGAGGAGGCCGTCGAGGCGGCGATCGCCGACCGCGAGGACCGGCCGTGGCGGTCGCTGCTGCCGCCCTCGCTGGTCATCCGGCAGGGCGGTGGCGACCTGATCGCGCACGTCCTCGACGCACACGACATCGCTCTGTCCGTCGGACTCGAGGACGGGTCGTGGCGCGACCTCGAGATTCCGGCACAGCATCCCTCCTCCCGCTCCGTCGACGGCACGACCGTCTGGAGGGTCACCGTGCCGCTGCCCGCCGACCTGCCGCTCGGCTGGCACACCGTGCACGCGCGGCAATGGTCGCGCGACGGCGGGCCGGAGCAGACCGCGACGATGGTGCTCGCCGTCACCCCCACCCGACTCGCTCCGCCGCCCAGCCGGCCGGGCAACGCGGGCAGGGCGTGGGGGCTGATGGCCCAGCTGTACTCGGTGCGCTCGCGCGCATCGTGGGGCATGGGCGATTTCGCCGACCTCGGCGACCTGGCCGCGATCGCGGGCGGACGCGGGGCCGACTTCCTGCTCATCAACCCGCTGCACGCCGCCGAGGTGACGCCACGGATCGAGCCGTCGCCCTACCTCCCCGCCACCCGCCGGTTCTTCGCTCCGCTGTACGTGCGACCGGACGACATCCGGGAGGCGGCGTACCTGTCGCCGGATCGCCGGGCCGCCGTCGCGACCGCGCGCGAGCGGGTCACCGCGATGGACACCGATCCCGAACGGATCGACCGCGATGCCGTCTGGCTCGCCAAGCGGGAGGCGCTCGAGGTGATCTTCGCCGCACCCCGCTCCCCAGGGCGCGAGGCGTCGCTCGAGGCGTTCACCGCCAGGGAGGGGCGACCCCTCACCGACTTCGCGCTGTGGTGCGCGCTCGAGGAGCACTTCGCGGCGACCCTCGCCGCGGGCGAGGAGCGCCCGGCCGAGGCATGGGACATCGCATCGCCGCTCGTCGCGCGCCTGCGCGATGAGCTGTCCGAGCGGGTCGCGTTCTTCGTCTGGCTGCAGTGGATCTGCGAGGAGCAGGTCGCGCGCGCCCAGCGTGAGGCGACCGAGGCGGGCATGCGCATCGGGATCATGCACGATCTCGCGGTGGGCGTGCACACGAAGGGCTCGGACGCCTGGTCGCTGCGTGACACCTACGCCCCCGGCATCCTGGTCGGCGCCCCGCCGGACATGTACAACCAGCAGGGCCAGAACTGGACGCAGCCGCCGTGGCTGCCCGACGCGCTCGCCGCGAACGCCTACGCACCGCTGCGCGACATGATCCGCTCGCTGCTGCGCCACGCCGGGGCGCTGCGCATCGACCACATCATCGGGTTCTTCCGGCTGTGGTGGATCCCGGCCGGCCTCGGCCCCGCGGCCGGCACCTACGTGCGCTACGACCACGAGGCGATGATCGGGGTGCTCGCCCTGGAGGCCCATCGCGCCGGCGCGGTCGTCATCGGGGAGGACCTCGGGCTGGTGGAGCCGTGGGTGCGCGACTACCTCGCCGCCCGCGGGATCCTCGGGACGTCGGTGCTGTGGTTCGAGCACGAGAACGGCGGGCCGACCCCGCCCGAGCATTACCGGCAGGCGCTGCTGGCCACGGTCAACACGCACGACCTGCCGCCGACCGCCGGCTACCTCGCCGGCGAGCACGTGGCGCTGCGCGCTCGGCTCGGCCTGCTGACCCGCAGCGTGGAGGACGAGCGGGCGGATGCTGTCGCCGAGCGCGACGCCATGCTCGCCGCCCTGCGCGACCGCGGCCTCCTCCCGGCCGACGCGGACGAGCAGGAGATCGTCGAGGCGCTGCACGTCCACCTCGCAGCGTCTCCCTCGTGGCTGCTCGGCGTCGCGCTCGTGGATGCGGTTGGCGAACGCCGCGTGCAGAACCAGCCGGGCACCGACCGCGAGTACCCGAACTGGCAGGTGCCGCTCGCCGACGCCGCCGGCGCCGCGGTGCTCATCGACGACCTGCCGCGCAACCCGCGGTTCCGCTCGCTGGCCGACGCGGTCGATACGGCGCTGCGTACGCCCTGA
- a CDS encoding CCA tRNA nucleotidyltransferase yields the protein MLNMAQGVARLETLAASTVVDTLAQAFAAAGHELAIVGGPVRDALLGRETHDLDFTTDASPDEILRVVTPVSTAQWDIGRAFGTIGARVRGEQVEITTYRADSYDGVTRKPTVEFGDTLDGDLVRRDFTVNSMALRVPSRQLVDPTGGVEDLIAGRLRTPADPAVSFGDDPLRMLRAARFAAQLGFEVDPATATALGELRDTLTIVSPERVQGELVRLLQSDDPVRGIRLLVETGLMELIVPEIPALRLEVDEHHHHKDVYEHSLTVLRQAIELEHARHPGADPDVPLRIAALLHDIGKPDTRRLEPGGGVTFHHHDVKGSRLARKRLKALRFDTATIETVAQLIEQHLRFFGYAEGAWTDSAVRRYVRDAGDELERLHILTRADVTTRNKRKAARLSGSYDDIERRIAELAEQEQLEAMRPEIDGNRIQEILGIPPGREVGEAYRYLLDVRLDEGVIGPDAAEQRLRDWWASRG from the coding sequence ATGCTGAACATGGCCCAGGGCGTCGCCCGACTCGAGACGCTCGCCGCCTCGACGGTCGTCGACACCCTCGCGCAGGCCTTCGCCGCAGCGGGGCATGAGCTGGCGATCGTCGGCGGCCCGGTGCGCGACGCGCTGCTCGGGCGGGAGACCCACGACCTGGACTTCACGACCGACGCGTCTCCCGACGAGATCCTGCGGGTCGTCACGCCTGTCAGCACGGCCCAGTGGGACATCGGGCGCGCCTTCGGCACGATCGGTGCGCGCGTGCGCGGCGAGCAGGTCGAGATCACGACCTACCGCGCCGACAGCTACGACGGCGTGACGCGCAAGCCCACGGTCGAGTTCGGCGACACCCTCGACGGCGACCTCGTGCGCCGCGACTTCACCGTGAACTCGATGGCGCTGCGCGTGCCCTCGCGGCAGCTCGTCGACCCCACCGGCGGCGTGGAGGACCTCATCGCGGGGCGCCTGCGCACGCCGGCCGACCCGGCGGTGAGCTTCGGCGACGACCCGCTGCGGATGCTGCGCGCCGCCCGGTTCGCCGCGCAGCTCGGGTTCGAGGTCGATCCGGCCACCGCGACGGCCTTGGGCGAGCTGCGCGACACCCTCACGATCGTCAGTCCCGAGCGGGTCCAGGGCGAGCTCGTGCGCCTGCTGCAGTCCGACGACCCGGTGCGCGGCATCCGGCTGCTGGTCGAGACCGGTCTGATGGAGCTCATCGTCCCCGAGATCCCGGCGCTGCGCCTGGAGGTCGACGAGCACCACCACCATAAGGACGTCTACGAGCACTCGCTGACCGTCCTGCGTCAGGCCATCGAGCTCGAGCACGCGCGCCACCCCGGCGCCGACCCGGATGTGCCGCTGCGGATCGCGGCACTGCTGCACGACATCGGCAAGCCCGACACCCGCCGCCTCGAACCGGGCGGCGGCGTCACCTTCCACCACCACGACGTGAAGGGCTCGCGCCTCGCGCGCAAGCGGCTGAAGGCCCTGCGGTTCGACACCGCCACCATCGAGACGGTCGCCCAGCTCATCGAGCAGCACCTGCGGTTCTTCGGGTACGCCGAGGGAGCGTGGACCGATTCGGCCGTACGCCGGTACGTCCGCGACGCGGGCGACGAGCTCGAGCGGCTGCACATCCTCACCCGCGCCGACGTCACCACCCGCAACAAGCGCAAGGCGGCACGCCTGTCCGGCTCCTACGACGACATCGAGCGGCGCATCGCCGAGCTCGCCGAGCAGGAGCAGCTCGAGGCGATGCGGCCCGAGATCGACGGCAACCGCATCCAGGAGATCCTCGGCATCCCGCCGGGCCGCGAGGTCGGCGAGGCGTACCGCTACCTGCTCGACGTCAGGCTCGATGAGGGCGTGATCGGACCGGACGCCGCCGAACAGCGGCTGCGCGACTGGTGGGCCTCGCGGGGCTGA
- a CDS encoding DUF7059 domain-containing protein: MVSAQVHPEREPGLNGFVLPDIDPDLCRDLAADLTQARFGAESVRAAWGVAADDAIARGLRSPADRALGDRHDPLAVLARLFVLGMPQSAAAVDSALPRLGADGLVRLALAERDGSTVRPTALVRPQSFTDSHGDGRWWIASDLDEAALQGPLREDHVLGVGGASLTLAGLQLPTPAGRALDLGSGCGIQALRVRRAADGVVATDISARAVWFTRLNARLNGVDGIETRGGSLFEPVAGEQFDRIVSNPPFVITPRAADVPAYEYRDGGMVGDDLVAAFVTGVGEHLAPGGVAQLLGNWETRAGRDGLDRVRDWVEASPVPLDAWVVEREALDPLSYAELWIRDGGTLPGASGFARLIDAWLDDFTARDVSEVGFGYLLLRRPLAGEPTLRRFERIPHALEGRATLGGHLADALAMHDLLVDVDDAELTASVLLVAPDVTEARHHMPGAEAPTVIELRQGGGYGRSLSVDPALAALVGACDADLPLGSLIDAIAQLLEVDAVELRADLLPRVRELLFTGFLSIARG; the protein is encoded by the coding sequence ATGGTCAGCGCCCAGGTGCACCCTGAGCGCGAGCCGGGGTTGAATGGATTCGTGCTCCCCGACATCGACCCCGACCTGTGCCGAGATCTCGCCGCCGACCTGACGCAGGCCCGCTTCGGCGCGGAGTCGGTGCGTGCCGCGTGGGGTGTCGCGGCCGATGATGCGATCGCGCGGGGGCTGCGCTCGCCGGCCGATCGGGCGCTCGGCGACCGGCACGATCCGCTGGCGGTGCTGGCCCGGCTCTTCGTGCTCGGGATGCCGCAGAGCGCGGCCGCGGTCGACTCCGCGCTGCCGCGGCTCGGGGCGGACGGACTGGTGCGCCTCGCCCTCGCGGAGCGGGACGGATCCACCGTGCGGCCGACCGCGCTGGTGCGCCCGCAGTCGTTCACCGATTCCCACGGCGACGGGCGATGGTGGATCGCGAGCGACCTCGACGAGGCCGCCCTGCAGGGTCCGCTGCGCGAGGACCACGTCCTCGGCGTCGGCGGCGCGTCGCTCACGCTCGCCGGGCTGCAGCTGCCGACGCCGGCGGGGCGAGCGCTCGATCTCGGATCGGGATGCGGCATTCAGGCGCTGCGGGTGCGCCGCGCCGCCGACGGCGTCGTCGCGACCGACATCTCGGCACGGGCCGTCTGGTTCACCCGTCTGAACGCGCGGCTGAACGGCGTCGACGGGATCGAGACCCGCGGCGGGAGTCTGTTCGAGCCGGTCGCCGGCGAGCAGTTCGACCGGATCGTCTCCAACCCCCCGTTCGTGATCACCCCTCGGGCGGCCGACGTGCCCGCGTACGAATACCGCGACGGCGGCATGGTCGGCGACGACCTCGTCGCGGCGTTCGTCACAGGGGTGGGCGAGCACCTCGCACCGGGCGGCGTCGCCCAGCTGCTCGGCAACTGGGAGACCCGGGCCGGCCGTGACGGCCTGGACCGCGTGCGCGACTGGGTCGAGGCGTCGCCGGTGCCGCTGGACGCCTGGGTCGTCGAGCGCGAGGCCCTCGACCCGCTGTCCTACGCAGAGCTGTGGATCCGCGACGGCGGCACCCTCCCCGGCGCGAGCGGGTTCGCCCGACTCATCGACGCGTGGCTCGACGACTTCACGGCGCGCGATGTCTCGGAGGTCGGCTTCGGCTACCTCCTGCTGCGCCGGCCCCTCGCCGGCGAGCCGACCCTCCGACGGTTCGAGCGGATCCCGCACGCGCTGGAGGGCAGGGCGACTCTCGGCGGGCACCTCGCCGACGCGCTTGCGATGCACGACCTGCTCGTCGACGTGGACGATGCGGAGCTCACCGCATCCGTCCTGCTCGTGGCACCCGACGTCACCGAGGCGCGCCACCACATGCCGGGCGCGGAGGCGCCGACGGTGATCGAGCTGCGCCAGGGCGGCGGATACGGGCGTTCGCTCTCGGTCGACCCCGCGCTGGCCGCTCTCGTCGGCGCATGCGACGCAGACCTGCCGCTCGGCTCGCTCATCGACGCGATCGCGCAGCTGCTCGAGGTCGACGCCGTCGAGCTTCGCGCGGACCTGCTGCCCCGCGTGCGCGAGCTGCTGTTCACCGGATTCCTCTCGATCGCCCGCGGATAG
- a CDS encoding DUF6049 family protein has protein sequence MTHPPSGTTGLRRRAGARAAGLIGAVLLAVAPVIAPAASADTATPTPTPTPTLSGVVSFTLAPIGNGIVDAGDPLAVSVAIDNGTDAVVPRTPVTLSLGTRTLADRDALTRWLAGGTSGVTTTELDDDTIPAVEPGGSQVAGIGIDPDDDALTDLEPGVYPLLASYKRIGGSSGKATSVIVVPDDGEETDVALVVPITAPVTTAGLLTAEQLTALTGPDGSLTALLDAVAGTPAVLAVDPAIPAAIRVLGTSAPESATAWLDRLLALGNTRFALQFGDADAGVQMQAGLESLAQPTSLQAYMAAEDFIPVPEESPSPSPTPSPEATETDASAPVYPELDALLDIGASSDPLLWPATTSVSPETVAAFGALRIDDETVTAIIPSDATAAGTEGATVTGHAVSGDADLLVVDADVSAALAEAAELEAGAERSAELTAATAYLALATTEADGAPLVVGLGRGDGRSVVSLRAAITAVTRAPGVSPASLGSVLGAPAVDVTVADTDAETEQAATASALFADEVDLGDFATILDDPTLLTGPQRAEILQILAVSWTEAPEWEAALAAHREATATTIDAVGIVEPTSIQLLSAGADLPVWVRNDLPYPANVTLYAVADDVRLDVTEATEVVAGPASNTAVKVPVQARVGSGQVTVELQLRSPAQVVIGDTQYADVTVRADWESIGLVILGVLVGGLLVVGLVRTVLRRRKARAEEDAE, from the coding sequence ATGACCCACCCCCCTTCGGGCACGACCGGACTCCGGCGCCGCGCCGGAGCGCGCGCCGCCGGCCTGATCGGCGCGGTGCTGCTCGCGGTCGCCCCGGTGATCGCTCCGGCCGCGAGCGCCGACACGGCGACACCGACTCCCACGCCCACCCCGACCCTGTCGGGGGTCGTGAGCTTCACGCTCGCTCCGATCGGGAACGGCATCGTCGACGCGGGCGACCCGCTCGCCGTCTCGGTCGCGATCGACAACGGGACGGATGCCGTCGTCCCCCGCACCCCCGTCACCCTCTCCCTCGGCACCCGGACCCTCGCCGATCGGGATGCCCTGACGCGCTGGCTCGCCGGCGGCACGTCCGGCGTGACGACCACCGAGCTGGACGACGACACCATCCCGGCCGTGGAGCCTGGTGGATCGCAGGTCGCCGGCATCGGCATCGACCCCGACGACGACGCGCTCACGGACCTCGAGCCCGGCGTGTACCCGCTGCTGGCGTCGTACAAGAGGATCGGCGGCAGCTCGGGCAAGGCCACGAGCGTCATCGTCGTGCCCGACGATGGTGAGGAGACCGACGTCGCCCTGGTGGTGCCGATCACCGCCCCCGTGACCACGGCCGGCCTCCTCACCGCCGAACAGCTCACCGCGCTCACCGGACCGGACGGATCGCTGACCGCCCTGCTCGACGCGGTGGCGGGCACGCCCGCGGTGCTGGCGGTCGATCCGGCGATCCCCGCCGCGATCCGCGTGCTGGGCACGAGCGCGCCCGAGTCGGCCACGGCCTGGCTCGACCGTCTCCTCGCCCTCGGCAACACCCGGTTCGCCCTGCAGTTCGGCGACGCCGACGCTGGCGTGCAGATGCAGGCAGGGCTCGAGAGTCTCGCCCAGCCGACCTCGTTGCAGGCGTATATGGCCGCGGAGGACTTCATCCCGGTGCCGGAGGAGAGCCCCTCGCCGTCGCCGACGCCGAGCCCGGAGGCGACCGAGACCGACGCGTCGGCGCCCGTGTATCCCGAACTCGACGCCCTCCTCGACATCGGCGCGAGCTCCGACCCCCTGCTCTGGCCGGCCACGACATCCGTGAGTCCCGAGACCGTCGCCGCCTTCGGCGCCCTGCGGATCGACGACGAGACCGTGACCGCGATCATCCCGTCGGACGCCACCGCCGCCGGCACCGAGGGAGCGACGGTCACCGGTCACGCCGTCTCGGGCGACGCCGACCTGCTCGTCGTGGACGCCGACGTCTCTGCGGCGCTCGCGGAGGCCGCGGAGCTCGAAGCCGGCGCGGAGCGCAGCGCGGAGCTCACCGCCGCGACCGCATATCTCGCGCTCGCGACGACCGAGGCCGACGGAGCACCCCTGGTGGTGGGTCTCGGACGGGGCGACGGCCGCTCCGTCGTGTCGCTGCGCGCCGCCATCACCGCGGTGACCCGCGCCCCTGGCGTCTCGCCGGCGTCGCTGGGCTCCGTGCTCGGTGCCCCCGCCGTCGACGTCACCGTCGCCGACACCGATGCGGAGACGGAGCAGGCGGCCACGGCATCCGCTCTCTTCGCCGACGAGGTCGACCTCGGCGACTTCGCCACCATCCTCGACGATCCGACGCTCCTGACCGGGCCACAGCGTGCCGAGATCCTGCAGATCCTCGCCGTGTCGTGGACCGAGGCGCCCGAGTGGGAGGCCGCACTCGCCGCCCATCGCGAGGCCACCGCCACCACCATCGATGCCGTCGGGATCGTCGAGCCGACGTCGATCCAGCTGCTCAGCGCCGGCGCCGATCTGCCGGTCTGGGTGCGCAACGACCTGCCCTACCCCGCCAACGTCACGCTGTACGCCGTCGCCGACGACGTGCGCCTCGACGTCACCGAGGCCACCGAGGTCGTCGCCGGCCCCGCCAGCAACACCGCGGTCAAGGTTCCCGTCCAGGCACGGGTGGGCAGCGGACAGGTGACCGTCGAGCTGCAGCTGCGCAGCCCCGCGCAGGTCGTCATCGGCGACACGCAGTACGCCGACGTCACCGTGCGCGCCGACTGGGAGAGCATAGGCCTGGTCATCCTCGGCGTGCTGGTGGGCGGTCTGCTCGTCGTCGGGCTGGTGCGCACCGTGCTGCGACGCCGCAAGGCGCGGGCCGAGGAGGACGCAGAGTGA
- the murJ gene encoding murein biosynthesis integral membrane protein MurJ — translation MSGIGRASSLIAAGTIVSRLTGFVRSIVLVSAVGATTGAGNAFATANQLPNNIYAIISTGLLTAVIVPQIVKSAGHDDGGRAFISKLFTLGTVVLLVTATLATIAAPWLVQLYAPHYPPAQQALATSFAYWCLPQILFYGLYAMVGEALNARRVFGPFTWAPIVNNLVSITGFTFFIIVFGQSGAVSDWTPTMVALMGATATAGIVVQAGILFLFWRRTGLHVRPDFRWHGVGLAQIGRLAGWTFLMVLAGQLAGLVQAQVLSAAAEEYPGVMVTQNAWLLFMLPYSIIVLSIGTPYFTQLSEHAHAGRDDDVRADIGRSIRTLGLFIVIATAALAVAAVPASRIFTDSVAEAQAAAGVLLCFLVALVPLAVLFVIQRTFYAYDDTRTPFAFTLVQCALVVVTALAAQAWLPVEQLAAGLALGQSLASVVQVVIATWLLQRRLGGLRIGSWMLALGRFVLAALPAAAAGWLTYVLLGGAEGWTVSSKLLGALGAAIIGTVSLAVYIGFLALLRVPELAPALALARRLLPGRRG, via the coding sequence GTGAGCGGCATAGGACGCGCCAGCAGCCTCATCGCCGCCGGGACGATCGTCTCGCGGCTGACCGGTTTCGTCCGCTCGATCGTGCTGGTGTCCGCCGTCGGCGCCACCACGGGCGCCGGCAACGCGTTCGCCACCGCCAACCAGCTCCCGAACAACATCTACGCGATCATCTCGACCGGCCTGCTGACCGCGGTGATCGTGCCGCAGATCGTCAAGTCCGCCGGGCACGACGACGGCGGACGCGCCTTCATCTCCAAGCTCTTCACGCTCGGCACGGTGGTGCTGCTGGTCACGGCGACACTCGCGACCATCGCCGCGCCGTGGCTCGTGCAGCTGTACGCGCCGCACTATCCGCCGGCGCAGCAGGCGCTCGCAACCTCGTTCGCCTACTGGTGCCTGCCGCAGATCCTGTTCTACGGCCTGTACGCGATGGTCGGCGAGGCGCTCAACGCCCGGCGGGTGTTCGGCCCCTTCACCTGGGCGCCCATCGTCAACAACCTCGTGTCGATCACGGGATTCACCTTCTTCATCATCGTGTTCGGGCAGAGCGGCGCAGTGTCGGACTGGACGCCCACGATGGTCGCGCTGATGGGCGCGACCGCTACCGCCGGGATCGTCGTGCAGGCCGGCATCCTGTTCCTGTTCTGGCGCCGCACCGGACTGCACGTGCGGCCGGACTTCCGCTGGCACGGTGTCGGCCTCGCCCAGATCGGCCGTCTCGCGGGCTGGACCTTCCTGATGGTCCTCGCCGGCCAGCTCGCCGGCCTCGTGCAGGCGCAGGTGCTCTCGGCCGCCGCCGAGGAGTACCCCGGTGTGATGGTCACGCAGAACGCATGGCTGCTGTTCATGCTCCCGTACTCGATCATCGTGCTGTCCATCGGGACCCCGTATTTCACGCAGCTGAGCGAGCACGCTCATGCGGGCCGCGACGACGACGTGCGGGCGGACATCGGTCGCAGCATCCGCACGCTCGGGCTGTTCATCGTGATCGCGACCGCGGCCCTCGCCGTCGCTGCCGTGCCCGCCTCGCGCATCTTCACGGACAGCGTCGCCGAGGCGCAGGCCGCGGCCGGAGTGCTGCTGTGCTTCCTCGTCGCCCTCGTGCCGCTCGCGGTGCTGTTCGTCATCCAGCGCACCTTCTACGCCTACGACGACACCCGGACCCCGTTCGCGTTCACGCTGGTGCAGTGCGCTCTGGTGGTCGTGACCGCGCTGGCCGCGCAGGCCTGGCTCCCCGTGGAGCAGCTGGCGGCCGGACTCGCCCTGGGGCAGTCGCTGGCGAGCGTCGTGCAGGTCGTGATCGCCACCTGGCTGCTGCAGCGCCGCCTCGGCGGGCTGCGGATCGGATCGTGGATGCTGGCGCTCGGCCGCTTCGTCCTGGCCGCTCTGCCCGCGGCCGCTGCGGGCTGGCTGACGTACGTGCTGCTGGGCGGCGCGGAGGGCTGGACGGTCTCGAGCAAGCTGCTCGGGGCACTCGGGGCCGCCATCATCGGCACGGTCTCGCTCGCCGTCTACATCGGGTTCCTCGCGCTTCTGCGGGTGCCTGAGCTGGCCCCCGCTCTGGCACTCGCGCGGCGGCTCCTGCCCGGCCGCCGCGGCTGA